A genome region from Methanococcoides burtonii DSM 6242 includes the following:
- a CDS encoding sensor histidine kinase — translation MFATKSRWNVIIVVMVTMLFISSILFLGIRANTEVEDLFVEMFTREQTSQAQQISTGITTFLNEKITMLEIISRNHNSIPDDNFNTIFSIVYNESEGFHAIEYINSTGIIVSGYPEENVPFGYDLYEKDKAAVFEQIKETGETHITNPLTTLEGKLAIFVWIPFYLENGSFEGAIVAVIEIDEITKQTIKTEYESGYIYLIDDNAKLLYDSSDDHLVGQNYFNIINEPDHRRLDIIGMQTEGLSGSGQFSERNTNGFLEEKIISYVPVNWYNQQWSVGVVTPLWYVGSLIQSVYVKQGLFAMISIAFILFISAFIALILLSWNKTLEDEVKSKTSELERSNDYLQNANKKLKELDRLKNDFVSMVSHELKTPLTAMKTSSEFLRESECSREIKEEMLDLIIRNIDRQARMVDDLLDISRIESGKMKFTPEDVNIKEIIEISLHNVTKHAKDKSIKIMVNCPDDVPAISTDKDKLIRIFVNLLTNAIKFTPEEGEVTVIVEDHEDYLQTSIKDNGIGILEEKRDKIFDKFYQVDSTATRKAGGTGLGLAIIKGIIDGQGGKIYLESETGKGSTFTFRLPKELKEDDFTEIEGT, via the coding sequence ATGTTTGCCACAAAAAGCAGATGGAACGTCATTATCGTTGTAATGGTAACGATGCTTTTCATTTCTTCGATCCTTTTTCTGGGAATCAGGGCAAATACAGAGGTCGAAGATCTTTTTGTTGAGATGTTCACACGGGAACAGACCAGCCAGGCACAGCAAATATCGACCGGTATCACCACATTCCTGAACGAAAAGATTACAATGCTTGAGATAATCTCAAGGAACCATAACAGTATCCCCGATGATAATTTCAATACCATTTTTTCGATAGTATATAATGAGTCGGAAGGCTTCCATGCTATCGAATACATAAACAGCACCGGCATAATCGTCTCGGGATATCCTGAAGAGAATGTGCCTTTCGGATACGACCTTTATGAAAAGGATAAGGCTGCTGTTTTTGAGCAAATAAAAGAGACAGGTGAGACCCATATCACTAATCCACTCACTACTTTAGAAGGGAAACTTGCAATTTTTGTGTGGATACCTTTTTATCTTGAGAATGGCAGTTTTGAAGGGGCCATAGTTGCTGTAATCGAGATCGATGAGATAACGAAACAGACCATAAAAACGGAATATGAATCGGGATATATTTATCTGATCGATGATAATGCAAAACTGCTTTACGACAGTTCCGATGATCACCTCGTAGGACAGAATTATTTCAATATTATAAACGAACCTGATCACAGGCGTCTTGATATCATCGGCATGCAGACAGAAGGACTTTCGGGTAGCGGACAGTTCTCTGAGAGGAACACCAATGGTTTCCTCGAAGAGAAGATAATCTCCTATGTGCCTGTGAACTGGTATAACCAGCAATGGTCCGTAGGTGTTGTTACCCCGTTGTGGTATGTTGGATCACTTATCCAGTCAGTCTATGTCAAACAGGGCCTTTTTGCGATGATCTCCATTGCATTCATTCTCTTTATCAGTGCATTCATCGCCCTGATCCTGCTCTCATGGAACAAGACCCTTGAGGATGAGGTCAAAAGCAAGACCTCGGAGCTGGAAAGATCGAACGATTATCTCCAGAACGCGAACAAGAAATTAAAGGAACTTGACCGCCTGAAAAACGATTTTGTTTCAATGGTCTCCCATGAACTAAAGACACCGCTGACAGCTATGAAGACATCAAGTGAGTTCTTGAGGGAAAGCGAATGCAGCAGGGAGATCAAGGAAGAGATGCTGGACCTTATTATCAGAAATATTGACAGACAGGCGAGAATGGTCGATGACCTGCTGGATATTTCCCGCATAGAATCAGGAAAGATGAAATTCACACCTGAAGATGTGAACATCAAAGAGATAATTGAGATATCCCTTCATAATGTGACAAAACATGCAAAGGATAAGAGCATAAAGATCATGGTGAACTGTCCGGATGACGTGCCGGCCATTAGTACGGATAAGGACAAACTCATAAGGATTTTTGTGAACCTGCTGACAAATGCTATCAAGTTCACACCGGAAGAGGGAGAAGTGACGGTCATCGTAGAAGATCATGAAGATTATTTACAGACCAGTATAAAGGATAATGGCATCGGCATTCTCGAAGAAAAGCGTGATAAGATATTCGATAAGTTCTATCAGGTGGACAGCACTGCTACAAGGAAAGCAGGAGGAACAGGGCTTGGGCTTGCAATAATTAAGGGCATCATCGATGGACAGGGTGGGAAAATATACCTTGAGAGCGAGACAGGCAAGGGCAGTACATTCACTTTCAGATTACCTAAAGAGCTGAAAGAGGACGATTTCACCGAGATAGAGGGAACTTAA